Proteins encoded in a region of the Raphanus sativus cultivar WK10039 chromosome 8, ASM80110v3, whole genome shotgun sequence genome:
- the LOC108821063 gene encoding uncharacterized protein LOC108821063, producing the protein MEPPQDGSSNFAKELYEESFQLSKPGTESSLSLGNLENDYGSFYGSSDEEPSEAYSMKKDTENRREKFHMLGYRDGISAGQEAAAQEGYNVGYKESVLAGYKFGIVRGVSSALAFLPDELREKVIDEQETRDQFKKLHSSVHDISTETALKLFYGALTTKQGKEKSGEEGPGSSLGSGSGSVSATNDLGSYITELSSLLDKSPKIKVRLDA; encoded by the exons ATGGAGCCACCCCAAG ATGGGTCGTCTAATTTCGCCAAAGAGCTTTACGAAGAAAGTTTTCAGCTTTCAAAACCTG GAACAGAATCATCTCTTTCTTTAGGTAATCTTGAGAATGACTATGGATCCTTTTATGGAAGTTCAGATGAAGAACCAAGTGAAGCTTACTCTATGAAAAAGGATACTGAGAACAGACGTGAAAAATTCCACATG CTTGGATACCGTGATGGGATTTCTGCTGGACAAGAAGCTGCTGCGCAAGAAGGTTATAACGTCGGCTATAAGGAATCAGTTCTTGCTGGCTACAAGTTTGGTATTGTTCGAGGTGTTTCCAG TGCGCTGGCGTTTCTCCCAGATGAGCTAAGAGAAAAGGTGATCGATGAACAAGAAACTCGAGACCAGTTTAAGAAATTACATAGTTCTGTGCATGATATCTCAACTGAAACTGCATTGAAACTGTTTTATGGAGCTTTGACTACAAAGCAAGGGAAAGAGAAGAGTGGAGAAGAAGGGCCTGGCTCTAGTCTTGGTTCTGGTTCTGGATCTGTTTCAGCCACAAATGACTTGGGAAGCTATATTACAGAGCTAAGCTCTCTTCTTGACAAATCTCCTAAGATTAAAGTTAGATTGGACGCATAG